In Methanosarcina barkeri MS, a single window of DNA contains:
- a CDS encoding helix-turn-helix transcriptional regulator has translation MLAVGILLISSTVAINLLLEDSPVVIQLEGDTFKVVDIPYVYTVKEAYILLFSGFFGGLALAQVLRSMGVQGSELSITGKEAQVVALNVITEKDPEKIFEVSHENDPVEETLPRDNIDPTDVLLRALEGDERKAIELIVAKGGRILQNELVNSLDFSKAKVSRVLMNLERRGIITKKKYGLTNCISIADELKDNVGMRGEMK, from the coding sequence ATGCTGGCTGTGGGTATCCTGCTTATTTCGAGCACTGTAGCTATTAATCTCCTACTTGAGGATTCACCAGTGGTAATCCAGCTTGAAGGAGATACGTTCAAGGTTGTGGATATCCCGTACGTGTATACTGTAAAAGAGGCGTATATTCTCCTTTTTTCCGGGTTTTTTGGAGGTCTGGCGCTGGCTCAGGTTTTGCGGTCCATGGGGGTTCAAGGCTCTGAGCTTTCGATAACCGGAAAGGAAGCACAGGTAGTTGCTCTCAATGTTATCACAGAGAAAGATCCAGAGAAGATTTTTGAGGTTTCGCATGAAAATGACCCTGTTGAGGAAACCCTGCCCAGGGATAACATCGACCCCACAGATGTCCTTTTGCGAGCCCTTGAAGGAGATGAAAGGAAAGCCATTGAACTGATTGTAGCAAAAGGAGGAAGAATTCTCCAGAATGAACTCGTAAATTCTCTCGACTTTTCCAAGGCCAAAGTTTCTCGAGTTCTCATGAACCTGGAAAGGAGAGGCATAATAACAAAGAAAAAGTACGGGCTTACAAATTGCATTTCGATAGCTGATGAGCTTAAGGATAACGTCGGGATGAGGGGTGAAATGAAATGA
- a CDS encoding HEAT repeat domain-containing protein, whose amino-acid sequence MIKRYELFSFKSAKLLVLMFLLFGICAGCFEKDPVEARVNTLIQGLGDEDERVSSGSANELWAIGEPAVDPLIKALKDDNPQVRSLAAQDLGIIGDKKATNSLITALKDPVPEVRMNAAFSLGELQATEAVEPLIELLKDENGEVVRYTVIALGMLKDPRATEPLCEVLKRDDASISYDGNSNIRSEAVFALGDTGDPRAVDTLLDLLADKEVGSSAASSLGRIKGEYVFGKLIKLLGSKNPTTRTNAVAVYENIQDPAAVPILVRMLNDQVPEVRIGAAYALGHFNESEEIAQTEQPLIHSLEDSNVKVQAAAAGSLGRIESKKAIPLLAELIQSNNSSLCETAIYSLARYKNPEAADALIAALGNENWHIRMEIVYSLREVGDTRAVDPLIPLLGDENLGVRKSAATSLGSLGDRKAVEPIIKALETERESDVRISEVQALGILGGPEAINCLSRIGTDKDEYKYVRNSAEKGLMILKGGGTVNASSFY is encoded by the coding sequence ATGATAAAAAGATATGAGCTTTTCAGTTTCAAGAGCGCAAAACTTTTGGTTCTTATGTTTTTGCTTTTCGGAATCTGTGCTGGCTGTTTTGAGAAGGATCCGGTAGAGGCCCGGGTGAATACACTAATTCAGGGTCTCGGAGATGAGGACGAAAGAGTCAGTTCGGGTTCAGCTAATGAACTTTGGGCGATCGGGGAACCTGCAGTAGACCCTCTTATAAAAGCTTTAAAAGACGATAATCCACAGGTTCGAAGCCTTGCTGCTCAGGATCTTGGAATAATAGGTGACAAAAAGGCTACAAATTCGCTAATAACAGCTCTGAAGGACCCGGTTCCGGAAGTTCGTATGAATGCAGCTTTTTCACTTGGCGAACTTCAAGCCACTGAAGCTGTTGAGCCCCTTATTGAGCTTTTGAAGGACGAAAACGGAGAGGTCGTTCGCTATACGGTAATTGCACTTGGAATGTTGAAAGATCCCAGGGCTACTGAACCTCTTTGTGAGGTTCTGAAACGCGATGATGCTAGTATAAGCTATGATGGCAATTCGAATATACGCTCTGAGGCTGTATTTGCTCTTGGAGATACTGGAGATCCGCGGGCAGTTGATACCCTCCTGGATCTATTAGCTGATAAAGAAGTTGGGAGTTCTGCAGCTTCCAGTCTTGGTCGTATTAAAGGGGAATATGTGTTCGGAAAACTCATTAAACTGCTGGGCAGCAAAAATCCTACAACCCGGACTAACGCCGTAGCTGTATATGAGAATATTCAGGACCCTGCTGCTGTTCCTATTCTGGTTCGGATGCTGAATGACCAGGTTCCAGAAGTGCGCATAGGAGCTGCTTACGCTTTGGGTCATTTTAATGAGTCTGAGGAAATTGCCCAGACCGAGCAGCCCCTAATTCATTCTCTTGAAGATAGCAACGTCAAGGTACAGGCAGCTGCTGCTGGTTCTCTTGGACGTATTGAGAGCAAAAAAGCGATACCACTCCTTGCAGAGCTCATTCAGTCTAATAATTCTTCTCTCTGCGAGACTGCTATCTATTCCCTGGCGAGATATAAAAATCCTGAGGCTGCAGACGCTCTTATTGCCGCTCTTGGAAATGAAAACTGGCATATAAGAATGGAAATTGTTTATTCTCTTAGGGAAGTCGGGGACACCCGGGCGGTCGATCCTCTTATTCCCTTGCTTGGGGACGAAAATTTGGGAGTAAGAAAAAGTGCGGCAACATCTCTTGGATCACTTGGCGATAGGAAGGCTGTTGAGCCTATCATTAAGGCCCTTGAGACCGAAAGAGAGTCGGATGTCAGAATCTCGGAAGTTCAAGCTCTTGGGATACTGGGAGGACCAGAAGCCATCAACTGTTTGAGCCGGATCGGCACCGATAAAGACGAGTATAAATACGTAAGGAATTCTGCAGAGAAAGGATTGATGATACTTAAGGGAGGTGGAACAGTGAATGCCTCCTCTTTTTATTAA
- a CDS encoding chloride channel protein, whose protein sequence is MEVSPEHISAFHNVKKHPKITEYITRFDTETTKVNSIAIIIGLLTGFVIGVYDQTLQYSNTFLGMQQGSPLHEFPNYYVLFVPALGGLLVGIISHFLMKKKYGVDGLIETVTLRGARLNLKDVFLEIFTSIITISSGGALGKEAPGILAGAGTGAFLGKILKSPERQLQILLGCGAAGGIAAAFNAPLAGVVFVVEVIYGELETRTFIPIVISSVFATLVSSTLFGVKPIEIPSYEMVSPYKELGLYLVLGLLAGFISTLLIRTLYHTKDIFSEIPLHPVFKPALGGLAVGAIGLFYPRVLGMGYDVITDALNNQLTFKLLLILLFLKILAFSLSLGSGGSGGTIVPSLFTGAMLGGAFWTIANLFFPGIVAEQGAYAMVGMGAVFAGTARAPLTAILILFEITRDYNMILPLMFACVLSNVMSNALYPESIFTEGLRRRGFKIRKGREVDIMSSMLVKDAMITYVQTVSEEKSVETLTALMQVSRHVGFPVLDSKGKLSGIVTLSDLRSKVKSGDVDKKVKDIATRRLEVAYPDETLDAVLKRFASKQIGRLPVVDREDKTKLLGLITRSDIVNAYNKKVVEKVRVHTEDTY, encoded by the coding sequence TTGGAAGTTAGTCCAGAGCACATATCGGCATTTCACAATGTAAAAAAACATCCCAAGATCACCGAGTATATTACCCGGTTTGATACCGAAACTACCAAGGTCAATTCAATTGCTATTATAATCGGGCTCCTTACAGGGTTCGTGATAGGAGTTTATGACCAGACTCTCCAGTACAGCAATACTTTTCTGGGTATGCAGCAAGGGTCCCCGTTACACGAGTTCCCAAACTATTATGTGTTATTCGTGCCAGCCCTTGGAGGGTTGCTGGTAGGAATAATCTCCCATTTTCTGATGAAAAAGAAGTACGGCGTTGACGGACTTATAGAAACCGTAACCCTCCGTGGAGCAAGGCTTAATCTCAAGGATGTTTTTCTGGAGATTTTTACTTCAATAATCACAATCAGTTCAGGAGGTGCGCTGGGAAAGGAAGCACCTGGAATCCTTGCAGGAGCCGGGACTGGGGCTTTTCTCGGGAAAATCCTGAAGAGCCCTGAAAGGCAGCTTCAGATACTTCTAGGTTGCGGAGCTGCTGGCGGAATTGCGGCTGCATTTAATGCCCCTCTTGCGGGAGTCGTCTTTGTAGTAGAAGTGATTTACGGGGAACTTGAAACCAGGACCTTTATTCCGATAGTTATCTCCTCGGTCTTTGCAACCCTTGTCTCAAGCACACTTTTCGGGGTTAAACCTATAGAAATCCCTTCCTACGAAATGGTAAGTCCCTACAAAGAACTCGGGCTCTACCTTGTGCTCGGGCTTCTTGCAGGGTTTATCTCTACACTACTTATCAGGACGCTTTACCACACAAAAGATATTTTTTCGGAAATTCCTCTCCATCCTGTATTCAAACCTGCCCTGGGAGGGCTCGCAGTAGGTGCAATAGGCCTTTTTTACCCCAGAGTTCTCGGAATGGGATATGATGTAATAACAGACGCACTCAACAACCAGCTTACTTTCAAGCTCCTGCTAATCCTGCTCTTTTTAAAGATCCTCGCTTTTTCCCTGAGTCTAGGCTCTGGAGGCTCAGGAGGAACGATTGTTCCTTCCCTTTTTACAGGTGCAATGCTGGGAGGAGCTTTCTGGACAATCGCAAACTTGTTTTTCCCGGGGATTGTAGCCGAGCAAGGGGCATATGCTATGGTTGGGATGGGTGCGGTCTTTGCCGGAACTGCCAGGGCCCCCCTTACAGCCATCCTGATCCTATTTGAGATTACAAGGGATTATAATATGATTCTTCCTCTCATGTTTGCCTGCGTCCTCAGCAATGTGATGTCAAATGCCCTTTATCCGGAGTCCATTTTCACGGAGGGCCTACGCAGGAGAGGGTTTAAAATCCGAAAAGGCAGAGAAGTGGACATTATGAGCTCCATGCTTGTAAAAGATGCCATGATCACGTATGTCCAGACAGTTTCTGAGGAGAAGAGTGTTGAGACACTGACGGCCCTAATGCAGGTAAGCCGCCACGTAGGCTTTCCAGTCCTTGATTCCAAAGGCAAACTTTCAGGTATAGTAACCCTTTCAGACCTACGGAGCAAAGTAAAGTCAGGAGACGTTGACAAAAAAGTGAAGGATATAGCCACCCGGCGTCTGGAAGTTGCCTACCCTGATGAAACCCTTGACGCGGTCCTCAAACGCTTCGCTTCAAAACAAATAGGCAGGCTTCCAGTTGTGGACAGAGAGGACAAGACCAAACTCCTAGGTCTTATTACCCGAAGCGACATCGTAAATGCATATAACAAGAAAGTCGTGGAAAAAGTTCGGGTACACACCGAAGATACATACTGA
- a CDS encoding S-layer protein domain-containing protein, translating into MKKHTAVLLVTLTLLLAVSADTANAADNTSSITNVYDVAGADYKSESWSNEQYPVIDLFGDKYVPLFTTNGSIGNIHVNKLAKLILDNNETYTLKDGEKLDLSNGYALEAKQININNEELWFEFSKDGKYITDQIVSASNEGNRTWTVTLDNVQGENNIVVMKVHIKNIFVGAETRVVWIDGIWLTDYTNATTLKVGDKIGEFTLEKIVSGVNTSSMGSLVFENTTGSSLVCNVVGTNYKCDGWSNVAVDTANTADTASTEDIANTADIASTEDIANTADNVSNITDVCNVVSTSYKWVSNEQYPVIDLFGDKYVPLFTTNGSIWDAHVNKLSKLILDSNERHVLKDGEKLDLGQGYALEAKQISIPNKQAWLEFTKDGKYIDDRIVTIDNDKNTTWNVTLDNNIPGENDVIVMRVHIGNVGGFVENNILQYSDVVIDGIWLTDYLNVRTLKIGDKIGEFTLEEIISGENISNQGSLVFKNATGSSISCNVVGTNYKCDSWSNQYPSINLFGDKYIPLLASYGSAWEPHNNPIWQCHVDKLAKLVLDSDKKHLLKTGEKLDLGQGYSLQIKQIDVDGDRALIEFDKDGKYVDDDIILTEPNEHYWTCLRDDIQGEDNIPVLKVYVSKVYQDGKDSIVQIDGIWLIDYANARTLKIGDEIGESTLEKIVSGTNSSNLGSLAFKKTQAADSSSLISKEETGVSTNKNTGLSTPWHLDFLNFITSKFQ; encoded by the coding sequence ATGAAGAAACATACAGCAGTTTTACTGGTTACTCTCACTCTCTTACTTGCAGTATCAGCAGACACTGCAAATGCAGCAGACAATACAAGCAGTATAACCAATGTTTATGATGTAGCCGGCGCCGATTATAAAAGCGAGAGTTGGTCTAACGAACAATATCCGGTAATCGATTTATTTGGAGATAAATATGTTCCGCTGTTTACCACTAATGGAAGTATTGGGAATATACATGTTAACAAACTTGCCAAGTTGATTCTTGACAATAATGAGACTTACACCCTCAAAGACGGTGAAAAACTCGATCTCAGCAATGGATACGCTCTTGAAGCCAAACAGATTAATATTAACAATGAGGAACTATGGTTTGAGTTCAGTAAGGATGGAAAATATATTACTGACCAAATAGTCTCAGCCAGTAATGAAGGCAATAGGACATGGACTGTTACCCTTGACAATGTTCAGGGTGAAAATAACATCGTTGTCATGAAAGTTCATATTAAGAATATATTTGTGGGTGCGGAAACCAGAGTCGTTTGGATCGACGGCATCTGGTTGACTGACTATACAAATGCCACGACTCTCAAGGTAGGAGATAAAATAGGAGAATTCACTCTTGAGAAAATCGTCAGCGGAGTAAATACTTCTAGCATGGGAAGTCTTGTTTTTGAAAATACTACGGGATCTTCATTAGTTTGTAATGTTGTCGGTACCAATTATAAATGCGACGGCTGGTCTAATGTAGCAGTAGACACTGCAAACACAGCAGACACTGCAAGTACAGAAGACATAGCAAATACAGCAGATATTGCAAGTACAGAAGACATAGCAAATACAGCAGACAATGTAAGCAATATAACCGATGTTTGTAATGTTGTTAGTACCAGTTATAAATGGGTATCTAATGAACAGTATCCAGTAATCGACTTATTTGGCGATAAATATGTTCCGCTGTTTACCACTAATGGAAGTATCTGGGATGCACATGTTAACAAGCTTTCCAAGTTGATTCTTGACAGTAATGAACGTCACGTTCTCAAAGACGGTGAAAAACTCGATCTCGGTCAGGGCTACGCTCTCGAAGCCAAGCAGATAAGTATACCCAATAAGCAAGCATGGCTCGAGTTCACAAAGGACGGAAAATATATTGATGATCGAATAGTTACAATCGATAATGACAAGAATACAACATGGAATGTTACTCTTGACAATAATATTCCGGGCGAAAATGATGTTATTGTCATGAGAGTTCATATTGGCAACGTAGGCGGATTTGTAGAAAATAATATCCTTCAATATAGTGATGTCGTGATTGACGGAATCTGGCTCACTGACTATTTAAATGTCAGAACCCTTAAAATCGGAGATAAAATAGGAGAATTTACACTTGAAGAAATAATCAGCGGAGAGAATATCTCTAACCAGGGGAGCCTTGTTTTTAAAAATGCTACAGGATCTTCTATAAGTTGTAATGTTGTTGGTACTAATTATAAATGTGACAGCTGGTCTAATCAGTACCCATCAATCAATCTATTTGGAGATAAGTATATCCCGTTGCTTGCCAGTTACGGCTCAGCATGGGAGCCTCATAATAACCCAATCTGGCAATGTCATGTTGATAAGCTTGCTAAACTCGTTCTTGATAGCGATAAGAAACATCTCCTGAAGACCGGTGAAAAACTCGATCTCGGCCAGGGCTACAGTCTCCAGATCAAGCAAATCGACGTTGATGGAGATAGGGCTTTGATTGAATTCGATAAAGATGGAAAATATGTAGATGACGATATCATTTTAACTGAGCCCAATGAGCATTATTGGACTTGTTTACGTGACGATATTCAAGGCGAAGACAATATTCCTGTCCTGAAAGTCTATGTTAGCAAAGTCTATCAGGACGGGAAAGACAGTATTGTTCAGATTGACGGGATCTGGCTAATTGATTATGCAAATGCCAGAACTCTTAAAATCGGGGATGAAATCGGGGAATCCACGCTTGAAAAAATAGTTAGCGGGACAAACTCATCTAACCTGGGAAGTCTTGCTTTCAAGAAAACTCAAGCTGCTGATTCTTCTTCACTTATCTCCAAAGAGGAAACGGGTGTATCCACTAACAAGAATACAGGCCTATCCACTCCATGGCATTTGGACTTCTTGAATTTTATCACAAGCAAATTTCAATGA
- a CDS encoding flavodoxin family protein: MKILGISGSPRKGKNCEKMILTALEIAKERGFETDTVFISNMEIAPCKVCGACVENDSCVIEDDMEEVYEKMRSADGIIVASPVYMGNYPAQLKALFDRSVLLRRNNLALKNKVGAALSVGGSRNGGQEKTIQSIHDWMHIHGMIVVGDNSHFGGIAWNPVEEDSIGMQTVSETAKKLYEVLELIQNNKR, from the coding sequence ATGAAGATACTGGGAATTTCAGGCAGTCCACGAAAGGGAAAGAATTGTGAAAAAATGATTTTAACTGCTCTCGAAATAGCAAAAGAAAGAGGTTTTGAAACCGATACCGTTTTTATTTCAAACATGGAGATTGCACCCTGTAAAGTATGCGGAGCTTGTGTGGAGAATGACTCATGTGTAATTGAAGACGATATGGAAGAAGTTTATGAAAAAATGAGATCAGCAGACGGCATAATTGTTGCATCGCCGGTATATATGGGGAATTATCCTGCCCAACTTAAAGCTCTTTTTGATAGAAGTGTCCTGCTTCGCCGCAATAACCTTGCACTTAAAAACAAAGTTGGAGCCGCTCTCTCAGTTGGAGGCTCAAGAAACGGAGGTCAGGAAAAAACCATTCAATCAATCCATGACTGGATGCATATTCACGGTATGATTGTAGTTGGCGATAATTCTCATTTCGGCGGAATAGCCTGGAACCCGGTAGAAGAAGACTCCATCGGTATGCAGACCGTTTCCGAAACTGCAAAAAAACTCTATGAGGTTCTGGAACTTATTCAGAATAACAAAAGATAA
- a CDS encoding acetate--CoA ligase family protein, which produces MLSLAHPYQIGYWQPRVFEAARAKNRHILGLEAVCILKAYGIPVVKTKFAKTAEEAIIAAEEIGYPLVMKVVSPQISHKYDIGGIKLSLQNAAEVKAAYQDMMDGIKKKLPDAYLEGVQLQPMLSGGKEVILGMVHDPTFGPMLMFGLGGTYVEILKDIQFAIAPVDEREAREMIAGIKTYPLLAGVRWEKPSDIDALVYTILRVSRLVCDFPEIEEFEINPMMVFEKGKGVLAVDLRLILKRDM; this is translated from the coding sequence ATATTATCCCTCGCGCACCCATACCAGATAGGGTATTGGCAGCCAAGGGTTTTTGAAGCTGCCAGAGCAAAGAACCGGCACATACTGGGCCTTGAAGCTGTTTGTATTCTGAAAGCTTATGGCATTCCTGTAGTAAAGACCAAGTTTGCAAAAACTGCAGAAGAAGCTATAATCGCAGCAGAAGAGATAGGTTATCCTCTTGTAATGAAGGTCGTTTCTCCACAGATATCTCATAAATACGATATTGGAGGAATCAAACTCTCCCTTCAAAATGCTGCTGAGGTAAAAGCTGCTTATCAGGACATGATGGACGGTATCAAAAAGAAACTGCCGGATGCATACCTTGAAGGCGTACAGCTTCAGCCCATGCTCTCGGGTGGCAAAGAGGTAATTCTTGGGATGGTTCATGATCCCACATTTGGGCCTATGCTGATGTTCGGGCTTGGTGGAACTTATGTAGAAATTCTCAAAGATATCCAGTTTGCGATAGCTCCTGTTGACGAAAGAGAAGCCAGAGAAATGATTGCAGGAATCAAAACCTATCCATTACTTGCTGGAGTCCGGTGGGAAAAACCTTCTGATATTGACGCGCTTGTATACACAATTCTCAGGGTTTCGAGGCTTGTTTGCGATTTTCCGGAGATAGAAGAATTCGAGATAAACCCCATGATGGTTTTTGAAAAGGGAAAAGGCGTACTTGCTGTGGATTTGAGGTTGATACTGAAGAGGGACATGTGA
- a CDS encoding acetate kinase, whose protein sequence is MKVLVINAGSSSLKYQLIDMINESPLAVGLCERVGIDNSIITQKRFDGKKLEKQVDLPTHRVALEEVVKALTDPEFGVITDMGEINAVGHRVVHGGEKFTTSALFDAGVEEAIRDCFDLAPLHNPPNMMGITACAEIMPGTPMVIVFDTAFHQTMPAYAYMYALPYDLYEKYGVRKYGFHGTSHKYVAGRAALMLGKPIEDTKIITCHLGNGSSIAAVKGGKSIDTSMGFTPLEGVAMGTRCGSIDPAVVPFIMDKEGLSSREIDTLMNKKSGVLGVSGISNDFRDLDEAASHGNERAELALEIFAYSVKRVIGEYLAVLNGADAIVFTAGIGENSASIRKRILAGLDGLGIKIDEEKNKIRGQEIDISTPDSSVRVFVIPTNEELAIARETKEIVETEAKLRSSVPV, encoded by the coding sequence ATGAAGGTATTGGTAATAAACGCAGGAAGCTCATCCCTGAAATATCAGTTGATTGATATGATCAATGAGTCCCCTCTTGCAGTCGGTCTTTGCGAAAGGGTGGGAATCGATAACTCGATCATTACTCAGAAGAGGTTTGATGGCAAGAAGCTGGAAAAGCAGGTTGACCTGCCAACCCACAGAGTAGCCCTTGAAGAAGTTGTCAAGGCTCTTACCGACCCGGAATTTGGTGTCATCACAGATATGGGTGAAATCAACGCGGTCGGACACAGGGTTGTGCACGGTGGCGAGAAGTTCACAACATCTGCTTTGTTTGATGCAGGTGTCGAGGAAGCTATTAGAGATTGCTTCGATCTGGCTCCTCTCCACAACCCTCCAAACATGATGGGAATCACAGCCTGTGCAGAGATCATGCCTGGAACGCCCATGGTTATTGTTTTTGATACTGCATTCCATCAAACCATGCCTGCGTATGCCTACATGTATGCTTTGCCATATGACCTCTACGAAAAGTATGGAGTCCGAAAATACGGGTTCCACGGGACTTCCCACAAGTATGTCGCTGGAAGAGCCGCTCTTATGCTTGGAAAGCCTATAGAAGATACCAAGATTATCACCTGTCACCTTGGAAATGGTTCAAGTATTGCAGCAGTGAAAGGTGGAAAATCTATTGATACCAGCATGGGCTTTACCCCGCTTGAAGGGGTTGCAATGGGTACCAGATGTGGTTCCATTGACCCGGCAGTCGTTCCATTCATTATGGATAAAGAAGGACTGTCAAGTAGAGAGATTGATACTCTCATGAATAAGAAGTCAGGCGTACTTGGAGTTTCCGGGATAAGCAACGACTTCAGAGACCTTGACGAGGCGGCCTCTCACGGAAACGAGAGAGCTGAGCTTGCCCTTGAGATCTTCGCATATAGTGTTAAGAGGGTTATTGGTGAGTATCTAGCTGTGCTCAATGGTGCAGATGCGATTGTCTTTACCGCAGGTATCGGAGAAAACAGCGCAAGCATCAGAAAGAGAATCCTTGCTGGTCTTGACGGCCTCGGCATAAAAATCGATGAGGAAAAGAACAAGATCAGAGGCCAGGAAATTGACATCAGTACCCCTGATTCAAGTGTAAGGGTTTTTGTCATTCCAACCAATGAAGAACTTGCCATTGCAAGGGAAACAAAGGAAATTGTTGAGACCGAAGCTAAACTACGTAGCTCGGTACCTGTTTGA
- the pta gene encoding phosphate acetyltransferase — translation MVTFLEKISERAKKLNKTIALPETDDIRTLQAAAKAIERGVANIVLIGDEAKIKELAGDLDLSKAKIVNPETYEKKDEYIQAFYELRKHKGITLESAAEVMKDYVYFAVMAAKLDEVDGVVSGAVHSSSDTLRPAVQIVKTAPGAALASAFFIIAVPDCEYGSDGTFLFADSGMVEMPSVEDVANIAVISAKTFELLVQDDPYVAMLSYSTKGSAHSKLTEATIASTKLAQELAPDIPIDGELQVDAAIVPKVAASKAPGSPVAGKANVFIFPDLNAGNIAYKIAQRLAKAEAYGPITQGLAKPINDLSRGCSDEDIVGAIAITCVQAAAQDK, via the coding sequence TTGGTAACATTTTTAGAAAAGATCAGTGAAAGAGCAAAGAAACTTAACAAAACAATTGCTTTACCTGAAACTGACGATATAAGAACTCTTCAGGCAGCTGCCAAGGCTATCGAAAGAGGTGTTGCAAATATCGTTCTTATTGGTGATGAAGCAAAGATTAAGGAGCTCGCAGGAGATCTTGACCTCTCAAAAGCAAAAATTGTAAATCCTGAGACTTACGAGAAAAAGGATGAATACATTCAAGCTTTCTACGAGCTGAGAAAGCATAAGGGTATTACACTCGAAAGTGCAGCCGAAGTTATGAAGGATTACGTTTACTTCGCCGTTATGGCGGCTAAACTCGATGAAGTAGACGGTGTAGTTTCAGGTGCTGTTCACTCTTCCTCTGATACACTTAGACCTGCTGTCCAGATTGTTAAAACTGCCCCTGGTGCAGCTCTCGCATCTGCTTTTTTCATCATTGCCGTACCGGACTGTGAATATGGGTCAGACGGGACATTCCTCTTTGCTGACTCGGGTATGGTCGAAATGCCCAGTGTGGAAGACGTTGCAAACATTGCTGTCATTTCTGCAAAAACATTTGAACTACTGGTTCAGGATGATCCATATGTTGCAATGCTTTCTTATTCCACCAAGGGAAGCGCACACAGCAAACTGACCGAGGCAACAATTGCTTCCACAAAGCTTGCACAGGAACTCGCTCCAGATATTCCAATTGATGGTGAACTCCAGGTAGATGCAGCAATTGTTCCAAAAGTTGCAGCTTCAAAGGCTCCAGGAAGCCCTGTTGCAGGTAAGGCTAATGTCTTTATTTTCCCTGACCTTAACGCTGGAAACATAGCATACAAGATTGCCCAGAGGCTCGCCAAGGCCGAAGCTTATGGCCCTATTACTCAGGGACTTGCCAAGCCAATTAATGACCTGTCCAGAGGCTGCAGCGACGAAGACATTGTCGGTGCTATTGCAATTACATGCGTTCAGGCCGCGGCACAGGACAAATAA